In Candidatus Methylomirabilota bacterium, the sequence AGATCGAGGTAATGGACGCCAGCGAGACGGGCGGCGGCGGCCTCAAGGACGTGATCCTCTTCGTCCAGGGCCGCGGGGCGTGGAGCCGGCTCAAGTTCGAGCGCGGCGTCCACCGCGTGCAGCGCGTGCCGGTGACCGAGGCGGCCGGCCGCATCCACACCTCGACCGTCACCGTCGCCGTGCTTCCGGAGGCCGCGGACGTCGAGGTGCGGGTGGACGAGAAGGACCTCAAGGTGGACGTCTACCGCTCCTCGGGCCCCGGCGGGCAGGGCGTCAACACCACCGACTCCGCGGTGCGCATCACGCACCTGCCGACCGGGCTCGTCGTAACGTGCCAGGACGAGCGTTCGCAGATCAAGAACCGGGCGAAGGCGATGCGCGTCCTCAAGGCGCGGCTCCTCGAGCGCGCCCAGCAGGAGCAGCAGGCGGCGATCGCGGCCGACCGCCGGAGCCAGGTGGGCACCGGCGAGCGGAGCGAGCGGATTCGCACGTACAACTTCCCCCAGGCGCGTGTGACCGATCACCGGATCGGGCTCACGCTGCACCGGCTGCCCGAGATCCTGGCGGGCGACCTCGACGAGCTGATCGAGGCGCTGACGGCGGCGGAGCAGACGGAGCGCCTGCAGCGGGTGGCGAGCTGATGGACGGCCGAGTTCCCACGCTCCACGCCCGGCTCGAGGCGGCGACCGCGATCCTCGCCGCGGCCGGCATCGCGACCGCCCGCGTGGAGGCCGAGTGGCTTCTCGCCGGCGTCCTCGGCGCCGGACGCTTCGACGCCAGGCTCGCGGGCGAGCGCGCGCTGCCGGCGACGCTCGCGGCGGAATTCGACGCGGCTGTCCGGCGGCGCGCGCGGCGCGAACCCCTCCAGCGCATCCTCGGCTGGGAGGGATTCCGCGGCCTCCGCATCCAGCTGACCGACGACGTCCTCGTGCCGCGGCCCGAGACCGAGATGCTCGCGGAATGGGCGCTCGAGCTCCTGCCGGCGCCACGCCCCGGCGTCCGGCCGCTCGCGGTGGACCTCGGCGCGGGCTCGGGGTGCATCGGCTGCGCGCTCGCCGCTGAGCGGCCGGATCTCGACGTCGTCGCGACGGACGTCTCGCCGGCCGCCGCCGCGGTCGCGCGCGACAACGCCGCGGCGCTCGGCCTCGGCGCGCGCGTCCGCGTGGTCGTCGCCGACCTGCTGGCGGGCGTCGAGGCGGCGCGCGCGGACCTCGTCGTGAGCAATCCGCCGTACGGCCCGAGCGCGATGCTCTTCGGCCTCGAGCCCGAGGTCTCGCTGCACGAGCCGCGCGTGGCGCTCGACGGTGGGCCCGACGGCCTGGCCCTCATCCGGCGAATCGTCGTCGCCGCCCGCGGCGTCCTGCGCCCCGCCGGGGCGCTCGTCCTCGAGACCCTGGGTGGCGCCCAGGCCGCGGCCGTCGCCGACCTCCTGCGGGCGGCGGGCTTCGGCGGCGTGGCGACGCGCGCCGACCTCGCCGGCGTCGACCGGTTCGTCGCGGGGAGGGCCTGATGCCCGCCCGGCTCGAGATCGAGGGCGGCGTCCCGCTGCGCGGCTCGGTCGCCGTGAGCGCGGCGAAGAACGCGGCCCTGCCAGCGCTGGCCGCGGCGCTCCTCACGCCGGCGCCCGTCGTCCTCACGAACGCGCCGGCCCTCGCCGACCTGCGCACGATGGCGCGACTCCTCGAGACGCTGGGGGGCACGGTCCGCCACGAGGGCGGCGCGCTCCGGGCGCAGGTCGCGCGGGTCACGAACGACTTGGCCCCCTACGAGCTGGTCTCGACGATGCGCGCGTCGGTCCTCGTGCTCGGCCCGCTCGTCGCGCGCCACGGGTCGGCGCGCGTCGCGCTGCCCGGCGGGTGCGCGATCGGCGTCAGGCCGATCGACCAGCATCTGAAGGGCCTCGCCAAGCTCGGTGCCGAGGTGACGATCGAGAACGGCTATATCGTCGCGCGCGCGAGCCGGCTCAAGGCCACGCGGATCGCGACCGATCTCGTGACGGTCACGGGGACCGAGAACCTCATGATGGCGGCCGCGCTCGCCGAGGG encodes:
- the prfA gene encoding peptide chain release factor 1: MFDKLRQIEERSQEIARALADPAVLAQPSEYARLRKEYAETVEIVEHFTAYRDVLKRLGEARHILAEGGDRELLELAQAEIDELGARQTVLEEELTRLLLPRDPNDDKNVFVEIRAGAGGDEAALFAAELARMYTKYAERRRWKIEVMDASETGGGGLKDVILFVQGRGAWSRLKFERGVHRVQRVPVTEAAGRIHTSTVTVAVLPEAADVEVRVDEKDLKVDVYRSSGPGGQGVNTTDSAVRITHLPTGLVVTCQDERSQIKNRAKAMRVLKARLLERAQQEQQAAIAADRRSQVGTGERSERIRTYNFPQARVTDHRIGLTLHRLPEILAGDLDELIEALTAAEQTERLQRVAS
- the prmC gene encoding peptide chain release factor N(5)-glutamine methyltransferase — its product is MDGRVPTLHARLEAATAILAAAGIATARVEAEWLLAGVLGAGRFDARLAGERALPATLAAEFDAAVRRRARREPLQRILGWEGFRGLRIQLTDDVLVPRPETEMLAEWALELLPAPRPGVRPLAVDLGAGSGCIGCALAAERPDLDVVATDVSPAAAAVARDNAAALGLGARVRVVVADLLAGVEAARADLVVSNPPYGPSAMLFGLEPEVSLHEPRVALDGGPDGLALIRRIVVAARGVLRPAGALVLETLGGAQAAAVADLLRAAGFGGVATRADLAGVDRFVAGRA